From the genome of Ictalurus punctatus breed USDA103 chromosome 28, Coco_2.0, whole genome shotgun sequence, one region includes:
- the tbx3a gene encoding T-box transcription factor TBX3a isoform X2, which translates to MQYLDFWMNFLMRDPVIQGSSMAYHPFLPNRGPEFAMSAMLGHQPPFFPALALPPNGSLSLPGTLGKPIMEQLMGTADSGLHFSSLGHQAAAAHLRPLKTLEPEEEVEDDPKVHLEAKELWELFHKCGTEMVITKSGRRMFPPFKVRCTGLDKKAKYILLMDIVAADDCRYKFHNSRWMVAGKADPEMPKRMYIHPDSPATGEQWMSKVVNFHKLKLTNNISDKHGFTILNSMHKYQPRFHIVRANDILKLPYSTFRTYVFPETDFIAVTAYQNDKITQLKIDHNPFAKGFRDTGNGRREKRKQLALQSLRSYEEPQKKENGTSDDSSGEQTSFKCFRQASSPAVATVGRQSFKDFCDSDEDSDEDDRDANPKEGPESSKISTTTSEDAKEREGALNKLSSFGDGDSRLRESRTEKSRADSRQSPVTLISSTTRSGEELKSPAGEQPKLDECRSVSKESYTTPLTVQTDAGAHLHQSHLHSFGFPPGLAGQQFFNHLGSAHPFLLHPSQFNLGGAFSNMAAGMGPLLAAVSSGGVTSMDTTSMASPSQSLAGAPGVPFHLQQHVLASQGLAMSPFGGLFPYPYTYMAAAAAASSAATSSVHRHPFLNAVRPRLRYSPYSLPSVPDSTLLTTAIPPIDLKGDVMASSPVSATLDSTSEVTSRSSTISSGSVSLSPKTGSDKDSNNDLQSIQRLVSGLDSKQDRARSVSP; encoded by the exons ATGCAATATCTGGACTTTTGGATGAACTTCCTGATGAGAGATCCAGTTATCCAAGGCTCGAGTATGGCATACCACCCGTTTTTACCTAACCGGGGACCAGAGTTTGCCATGAGCGCCATGCTGGGCCACCAACCGCCCTTCTTCCCGGCTCTGGCACTGCCACCAAACGGATCGCTTTCGCTACCAGGAACGCTCGGGAAGCCCATCATGGAGCAGTTGATGGGGACCGCGGATTCAGGCCTGCATTTCTCCTCTCTGGGGCATCAGGCCGCCGCTGCTCATCTTCGGCCTCTAAAAACACTCGAGCCggaggaggaagtggaggaCGACCCAAAAGTTCATCTCGAAGCGAAGGAACTTTGGGAGCTTTTCCACAAGTGCGGCACAGAAATGGTTATCACCAAATCAGGAAG ACGAATGTTTCCTCCGTTTAAAGTAAGATGCACTGGCCTGGACAAGAAAGCCAAATATATTCTGTTGATGGATATTGTAGCGGCGGACGACTGTAGGTATAAATTTCATAATTCGCGTTGGATGGTGGCCGGTAAAGCTGACCCCGAAATGCCAAAGCGGATGTACATTCACCCCGACAGCCCAGCCACTGGCGAGCAATGGATGTCCAAAGTCGTCAACTTTCACAAACTTAAACTCACCAACAATATCTCCGACAAGCATGGATTT ACCATTTTGAACTCCATGCACAAATACCAGCCAAGATTTCACATCGTTCGAGCCAACGACATTCTCAAGCTCCCCTACAGCACGTTCAGAACTTACGTTTTCCCCGAGACTGATTTCATTGCTGTTACTGCGTACCAAAACGACAAG ATTACGCAGCTGAAAATCGACCACAATCCGTTCGCTAAGGGGTTTCGAGATACTGGAAATGGAAGGCGTGAAAAAAG GAAACAGTTGGCCTTACAGTCTTTAAGATCATACGAGGAAccacagaagaaagaaaacggCACGTCTGACGACTCATCCGGCGAACAGACTTCGTTCAAATGTTTTCGTCAAGCTTCATCTCCTGCCGTGGCCACCGTGGGTCGGCAGAGCTTCAAAG ATTTCTGCGACAGCGACGAAGACAGTGACGAGGACGACAGAGATGCAAACCCCAAGGAAGGACCAGAGTCAAGCAAAatctccaccaccaccagtGAAGACGCAAAGGAACGCGAGGGTGCTTTGAACAAACTCAGCTCGTTTGGAGACGGTGACTCTCGGTTGAGAGAGAGCAGGACTGAGAAAAGCCGTGCCGATTCACGACAGAGCCCTGTAACGCTGATTTCCAGCACCACGCGCTCGGGAGAAGAGCTCAAAAGTCCCGCTGGAGAGCAGCCCAAACTAGACGAGTGCCGCTCCGTGAGCAAGGAGAGTTACACGACACCACTGACTGTTCAGACAGACGCCGGCGCGCATCTGCACCAGAGCCACTTGCACAGTTTCGGATTTCCGCCCGGTTTGGCCGGGCAGCAATTTTTCAATCATCTGGGAAGCGCCCATCCTTTCCTCTTGCATCCCAGTCAATTCAATTTGGGAGGTGCGTTTTCCAATATGGCCGCCGGGATGGGGCCACTATTGGCAGCCGTGTCCTCCGGAGGAGTGACCAGCATGGACACGACCAGCATGGCGTCACCGTCGCAAAGTCTGGCTGGAGCGCCGGGAGTGCCTTTTCATCTGCAGCAACACGTCCTGGCATCTCAG GGATTGGCGATGTCTCCCTTTGGAGGACTTTTCCCATATCCCTATACTTACATGGCAGCAGCAGCTGCAGCTTCTTCCGCAGCCACCTCCTCAGTCCATCGCCACCCGTTCCTTAACGCCGTACGCCCGCGGCTCCGGTACAGCCCTTATTCATTACCGAGTGTCCCGGACAGCACTTTGCTCACAACCGCCATTCCTCCCATCGACCTGAAGGGGGACGTCATGGCTTCCAGTCCCGTATCTGCAACTTTGGACTCCACGTCGGAGGTGACCAGCCGTTCCTCGACCATATCATCCGGCTCCGTGTCTCTTTCGCCAAAAACGGGCTCAGATAAAGATTCAAACAACGACTTGCAGAGCATCCAGCGCCTCGTGAGCGGACTCGATTCAAAGCAGGACAGAGCGCGAAGCGTCTCtccataa
- the tbx3a gene encoding T-box transcription factor TBX3a isoform X1, giving the protein MQYLDFWMNFLMRDPVIQGSSMAYHPFLPNRGPEFAMSAMLGHQPPFFPALALPPNGSLSLPGTLGKPIMEQLMGTADSGLHFSSLGHQAAAAHLRPLKTLEPEEEVEDDPKVHLEAKELWELFHKCGTEMVITKSGRRMFPPFKVRCTGLDKKAKYILLMDIVAADDCRYKFHNSRWMVAGKADPEMPKRMYIHPDSPATGEQWMSKVVNFHKLKLTNNISDKHGFALFSLQTILNSMHKYQPRFHIVRANDILKLPYSTFRTYVFPETDFIAVTAYQNDKITQLKIDHNPFAKGFRDTGNGRREKRKQLALQSLRSYEEPQKKENGTSDDSSGEQTSFKCFRQASSPAVATVGRQSFKDFCDSDEDSDEDDRDANPKEGPESSKISTTTSEDAKEREGALNKLSSFGDGDSRLRESRTEKSRADSRQSPVTLISSTTRSGEELKSPAGEQPKLDECRSVSKESYTTPLTVQTDAGAHLHQSHLHSFGFPPGLAGQQFFNHLGSAHPFLLHPSQFNLGGAFSNMAAGMGPLLAAVSSGGVTSMDTTSMASPSQSLAGAPGVPFHLQQHVLASQGLAMSPFGGLFPYPYTYMAAAAAASSAATSSVHRHPFLNAVRPRLRYSPYSLPSVPDSTLLTTAIPPIDLKGDVMASSPVSATLDSTSEVTSRSSTISSGSVSLSPKTGSDKDSNNDLQSIQRLVSGLDSKQDRARSVSP; this is encoded by the exons ATGCAATATCTGGACTTTTGGATGAACTTCCTGATGAGAGATCCAGTTATCCAAGGCTCGAGTATGGCATACCACCCGTTTTTACCTAACCGGGGACCAGAGTTTGCCATGAGCGCCATGCTGGGCCACCAACCGCCCTTCTTCCCGGCTCTGGCACTGCCACCAAACGGATCGCTTTCGCTACCAGGAACGCTCGGGAAGCCCATCATGGAGCAGTTGATGGGGACCGCGGATTCAGGCCTGCATTTCTCCTCTCTGGGGCATCAGGCCGCCGCTGCTCATCTTCGGCCTCTAAAAACACTCGAGCCggaggaggaagtggaggaCGACCCAAAAGTTCATCTCGAAGCGAAGGAACTTTGGGAGCTTTTCCACAAGTGCGGCACAGAAATGGTTATCACCAAATCAGGAAG ACGAATGTTTCCTCCGTTTAAAGTAAGATGCACTGGCCTGGACAAGAAAGCCAAATATATTCTGTTGATGGATATTGTAGCGGCGGACGACTGTAGGTATAAATTTCATAATTCGCGTTGGATGGTGGCCGGTAAAGCTGACCCCGAAATGCCAAAGCGGATGTACATTCACCCCGACAGCCCAGCCACTGGCGAGCAATGGATGTCCAAAGTCGTCAACTTTCACAAACTTAAACTCACCAACAATATCTCCGACAAGCATGGATTT GCCTTGTTTTCGTTGCAGACCATTTTGAACTCCATGCACAAATACCAGCCAAGATTTCACATCGTTCGAGCCAACGACATTCTCAAGCTCCCCTACAGCACGTTCAGAACTTACGTTTTCCCCGAGACTGATTTCATTGCTGTTACTGCGTACCAAAACGACAAG ATTACGCAGCTGAAAATCGACCACAATCCGTTCGCTAAGGGGTTTCGAGATACTGGAAATGGAAGGCGTGAAAAAAG GAAACAGTTGGCCTTACAGTCTTTAAGATCATACGAGGAAccacagaagaaagaaaacggCACGTCTGACGACTCATCCGGCGAACAGACTTCGTTCAAATGTTTTCGTCAAGCTTCATCTCCTGCCGTGGCCACCGTGGGTCGGCAGAGCTTCAAAG ATTTCTGCGACAGCGACGAAGACAGTGACGAGGACGACAGAGATGCAAACCCCAAGGAAGGACCAGAGTCAAGCAAAatctccaccaccaccagtGAAGACGCAAAGGAACGCGAGGGTGCTTTGAACAAACTCAGCTCGTTTGGAGACGGTGACTCTCGGTTGAGAGAGAGCAGGACTGAGAAAAGCCGTGCCGATTCACGACAGAGCCCTGTAACGCTGATTTCCAGCACCACGCGCTCGGGAGAAGAGCTCAAAAGTCCCGCTGGAGAGCAGCCCAAACTAGACGAGTGCCGCTCCGTGAGCAAGGAGAGTTACACGACACCACTGACTGTTCAGACAGACGCCGGCGCGCATCTGCACCAGAGCCACTTGCACAGTTTCGGATTTCCGCCCGGTTTGGCCGGGCAGCAATTTTTCAATCATCTGGGAAGCGCCCATCCTTTCCTCTTGCATCCCAGTCAATTCAATTTGGGAGGTGCGTTTTCCAATATGGCCGCCGGGATGGGGCCACTATTGGCAGCCGTGTCCTCCGGAGGAGTGACCAGCATGGACACGACCAGCATGGCGTCACCGTCGCAAAGTCTGGCTGGAGCGCCGGGAGTGCCTTTTCATCTGCAGCAACACGTCCTGGCATCTCAG GGATTGGCGATGTCTCCCTTTGGAGGACTTTTCCCATATCCCTATACTTACATGGCAGCAGCAGCTGCAGCTTCTTCCGCAGCCACCTCCTCAGTCCATCGCCACCCGTTCCTTAACGCCGTACGCCCGCGGCTCCGGTACAGCCCTTATTCATTACCGAGTGTCCCGGACAGCACTTTGCTCACAACCGCCATTCCTCCCATCGACCTGAAGGGGGACGTCATGGCTTCCAGTCCCGTATCTGCAACTTTGGACTCCACGTCGGAGGTGACCAGCCGTTCCTCGACCATATCATCCGGCTCCGTGTCTCTTTCGCCAAAAACGGGCTCAGATAAAGATTCAAACAACGACTTGCAGAGCATCCAGCGCCTCGTGAGCGGACTCGATTCAAAGCAGGACAGAGCGCGAAGCGTCTCtccataa